Below is a genomic region from Pseudomonas frederiksbergensis.
AGATTTAGAGAGGGTCGTGCCTGTAGCAGGTCAGCGCGATCGTCAGCCCATGCCGCCCGCCGCTTTTCACCATTCGTTCAGTTGATAGTTATCATCAAGGAATGCAAGTTCTGTTTTGCCGGCAAAGGAGGAGGATGGCGCTATACCGAAGCCGCTTCTGAAGGAACATACGCGATGAAAATTTCTACCCTGCTGACGCTTGTCGCCGTATTAAGCGGTGGTGTTGCTGCCATAGCGCCTGCCTACGCTGCCGGTGAGCAGTCCTGCCATTTTCTATCGATGGCCGACAGCACCACTGGCCTGCAGCATTCACAATCGGTGGGTGTGCTCTACAGCGAAAACACTATCAATACCCTTGAGTACCTTGAGCAGTACCATTCCGTCGCGCAGAACGGCGCGAAAAATGGTGCGCTCGATTCCCGCATCAGCAGCGCGTTTATCAACAGCTCTGATCCGAAACTGGCGATCGACTGGCTCAAGAGTTCGCTACGGAGACAATTTTCCTCAGTGACCGTGTACGACAACCTCGATGCTCTAGTGCAAGCCCGTCCGGATGTGGTGGTAATGCTGGACACCTACAGCCGTCTGGTGACGAAGCGTAATACCCAGGTCGAAGCGCGTTTTCTCGCCAAGTTCTACGATTCGAACCTGCAATATATCGGTAAGGCCGAAGGCTACAGTGGAAAGGAACTACCCTCAGTCTGGGTTCATGGCAAAGCGGCTCGGGAGATTGCCACACAAATTGACCAGCAACGTGACTTGCAAGTGGATGCCCTGAAACAGTTCGATGCGTCGCTGAAGGCGCTAGTTACGTCCAGCGAAGTGGCTCAGCTTGCAAATAACTGATGGCGTGTCCCCCAGGCTGCATCCGAGAAATACACAATCTGAATTTAGGTAGGGGTGTAGTGGGGCTTGGCGGGGATCACTGGAGCAGTACCGGAACCTCGCGACGGCCTACGGGCATATACTGCAGAAGAAAGCCAAGACCACCTCAACCGGTGGTTTTTTTCGCATCAAGCGACCTGCAGTACTCAGGCAAGCGTAGGCCGGACCAATCGCACTCATGAATCCAATGACTCATGCGTTGAAGTAACCTCGTTCAAGCAGGAGTGGCAAATCGTTGAAAATGGGCAACGCTCTGTTCTGCGGTGTAGCCTAGGACAGCGCAAGGATCCAAGGCGCACCCAGGCCCAGCAGCAGAATGAGAAACAACCCGCCGAAGATAGAGCCCAGGCGCCAGTAATCGGCACTAGGCAGATAACCACTGCCGTAGTAGACCGGGCTCGGCCCCGTGCCATAGGGCGTAATAATACCCATCAGCCCCAGTGAAGTGCCCAGAAGCAGCGCGAAGGCTTGCAGATCGATGCCGCTCACCCCCATCCCGGCCGCCAGCATCACCGGCAGTAGCGCGGTGGTGTGGGCGGTGGAGCTGGCGAACAGGTAATGGGCCAGATAAAACACCACCACCAGCAGCACCATGGCAACGTTTGGAGAAAATCCATTCAGGTGGGCCGCGACGAATTGACCAAACCAGGGCACAAAGCCCACGCGTGTCAGCCCGTCGGCCAGTGCTACCAGCGTGGCGAACCAGGCGAAGGTGTTCCAGGCTGCCTTGTTGCCCAGTGCGTCATTCCAAGTGATGACATTTGTCAGAAGCATCAACACGATGACAAGGATGCCCACCAGGGCCGGGTCGAGCCATGCTCCCGCGAATATCCACAGTCCGAGCGCACTCACCACCAACGCCAACAGGATCTTTTCGCTGCGTGACAGTGAGCCCAGATCTGCCAGTTCGCGGGCAGCCCAGGCCGGCACCTCTTCGTTGCTCTTGATCTGCGGCGGATACAGCCAGTACGCCAGCAATGGCAGCACTGCCAGTAACAGCAGGCCGACCGGTGCTGCGGCGATAAACCACTGGCCCCAGGAAATATGCACGCCGGCGGTTTTTTCGATGAGGGCCGATGCCAGCAGGTTGGGCGCCAATGCGGTCATGAACAGCGAGCTGGTGACACAGGTGGACGCGATGGCAACCCACATCAGATAGGAGCCGATGCGCCGCGCGCTGGGGTCGTTCGGTTTGGAGTCGTATAGTCCAGGCAGGTTGCGAATCACCGGGTAGATGGTACCGCCACTGCGAGCGGTGTTGGACGGGGTAAAGGGCGCCAGCACCAGGTCCGCGAGCATGACGGCATAGCCTAGCGTCAGGGTCTTGCGGCCCATGCGTTTGACCAGCAGCAACGCAATACGCCGCCCCAGCCCGGTCTTCTCATAGCCCAGGGCAAACATGAAGGCGCTGAAGATCAACCAGACAGTGTTGTTCGCGAAGCCCGACAGGCCCCATTTCAAGGCCTCCGTGGGCACCTTGAAGCCTGCGCTGGCCAGTTGTTCTGGACTGAACAGCACCCAGGGGGCCAACACCGCCGCGACCGCGACCCCGATCAGGCCAATCACGGCGCCCGGCAGCGGTTCGAAAATAAGGCCTACGACCACACCCGCGAACAGGGCGAAAAAATACCAGGCATGGGGGGCCAATCCGGCAGGTGCCGGCAGGAGTGCGAGCACCAGCGCAACGCAAGGTGGCAGCAGAAATGTCCAGAGATTACGCACTATCGAGTTCCTAATAATACCGAGGGCTGAATGCGATTGAAGGGTGATTGGACGTCATCAACCCACTGCAATGACTTGAGCGGCGTATTCGTTGCGAAATTGCTTCAGGGAGCTGAGTACCACCGTTGCCGCGCCATCAATCAGGCCACAGCGGCCGCTGCCCGGAAGCAAATGGCAGAGACTCTCCAGTGCCTGTAGGTCATTGGGCAGACCCGTGCCGGTATCGATTCGCCTCAGCAACCGCGAGAGTTGATAGGTACCGGCTTTACAAGGTGGGCACTGGCCGCAGGAGCCCGCCGCAAAGAAATCGACGTACTCTGCCACCTTGCGCACGATGCTGGTGCCCTCCGAGATCACGATCATGGCCCCAGTACCCAGGCTTGAACCACGGGCCTTCAGCGTATCAAAGTCCAGGGGCACATCCAGATCATCCGCGCCCAGCAGGGTATTGGAAGGACCGCCGGTGAATACCGCCTTGAAGGCGCGTTCGCCCAACATGCCACCGCCGTGCTCGAAAATCAGCGTGTGCAACGGGGTGCCCATCGGTAGCTCGTATAGACCTGGCCTGAGTACGTCCCCGGAGAGTGAGTAGAGCTTGGTCCCACAGGCGTCACCCAGGCCCAGGTCTCGGTACCAGGCGGCGCCATGGCGCAGGATGTGGGCAGCATGGGCCAGGGTTTCGATGTTGTTGATCAGCGTCGGTTGGCCATGCACGCCACTTTGCGCGGGATAGGGCGGTTTTTGCCGGGGGAAGGGGAAGCCGCCTTCGACACTGGCGATCACGGCGGTTTCTTCGCCGCCGATATACAGGCCCGAGCTTTCCACCACCGCAAGGTCGATCGGGCGATTCTGGTGCTTGGCGACTTCGGCCAGGAGGGCGCAGCCCCGCCACTGCTCGATGGCCTGACGCACAACGGCCACTGCGCAGTGCTGGTGAGGGTTGACGTAGAGATAAACGTGATTGGCCTGGGTGGCTAGCGCGGCAATCAGCGCGCCCTCGATCACCTGATGCGGCGATTTTTCCAGTAGCTCGCGATCCTTGAAGGTGCCTGGCTCATCCTCGTTACCGTTGCACAGGACATACTTTTCCAGCTCCGCAGGCTGCGCCGCCATGGCTGCCCACTTGCGATGGGTGGGGAAACCGGCGCCACCCAGACCGCGCAGGTTTGCTTCGGCCAGGGTCGAGAGGATGCCGGTTGGATTGCTTAGCGCGGCGCGCAAGCCTTCACCGCCGCCCTGGGCGAACCAGGCATCGAGGTCGGCGCCCACTTGTACGGCAGGGGCGAGTAATACGAGTTGAGTCTTCATCTCAGGCATCTCAGTAAGGCAGCGAGTCGGCGTGAGTGGTTGGCAGTGCGCCAGTGGCACGGTGGGGCACGGCGCTGTGCCGGCGCAGGTCGAAGTTGCCGTACCCGGGGAACAACTCGGGGCCGTAGACGTCCAGTGGCAAGCCGGCGGCGATCAACTGGCGTTGCCAGTCGTACACGTGTGACAGGCCGACCTTCGGCGCGGGCGTGGGGTCGGCGGTGTGTGCCGCGTGCTCTCCAGCCCTGCGTCCGAAGGTGATGATCTCTGCCAGGGCGTTGCCCATCATGCGATTGCGTCCATGGATGCCGCCGCTGATTTCGCCGACGCAGTACAGCCCGCGTACCGAGGTTTCGCCGTTCTCGTTGATGGCCACACCACCGTTTTGATAATGCAGGGTCGGCCGGACGATTAGCGGCTCCACGGCCGGATCGATACCGCACTGGCCCGCGACATGCCCCAGGCTCACCAGGCGCTCCTTGAGAATCCCCGGATGGCGGCGCTCCAGACCGGGCGTATCGAGCAAGACGCCCAGCTGCTCGTCACGCTCGACGCCACGGCCTTCGGCGCATTCCTTGAGGATCGCGGCGGACACTACATCGCGGGTTTGCAGTTCGGGGATGAAACGCTGCCCCAGGCCGTTCACCAGATAGGCTCCGGCCGAGCGCGCGGCTTCGGAAATAAGCCCGCCGACACGATGCGACGGCCAGGCCAATCCGGTGGGGTGATACTGGAAGGAATCGATTTCGCGCAGGCGAGCGCCAAGACGATAGGCCAGGATCAAGCCGTCGGCGGTTGCGCCATAATGGTTGGAAGTGGGGAAACCATTCAGGTGCAGGCGCCCAGCGCCGCCCGTGGCGAGTATCACGCGGCTGGCGCGTACGAGGATGAAGCTGTGTCGTTCCAGGTTGTACAGTACGCCGCCCACGCAGGTGCCGCTTTCGTCGGAGAGCAGCTCTACCAAAGGGCAGCGGTTCCACACGGTCACCCGCTCTTCCAGTTCCACCGCCTCGCGCAGCACCCGCATCATCTCCAGACCCGTGTAGTCCTTGAACGAGAGGATGCGCGCACGGCTGGCACCGCCGGGTTTCTTGCGCAGCAGCTTGCCACCGATCAAGCCGCCCTCGGCGAGATCGAAGTGCATGCCGCGCTCAATCAGCCAACGAATACTCTCCGGCCCCGACTGGGCGAGGCGCGCCGCCAGCGTTCGATCGGCACAGAGGTGGCCGGCGCGCAGGGTGTCTTCAAAGTGAATCTGGGGGCTGTCGTCCTCGCCGACGGCAGCCTGTATACCGCCCTCGGCCATCACCGTATTGCTGTCGCCCAGGCGCAGCTTGGTCGCGAGGATGACATGGGCACCGTGCTCCACGGCGGTCAGCGCCGCCGCGCAACCGGCACCGCCGCCGCCGATAATCAGCACACCGGTATTGACCACCGGGGCACCGGCCAATGCCGCGTCATCAATTTGCGCGTTGCTGTGCAGGCGGTCCGCCAGTTCTCGCGGGCAATTGTCCCCGCGATTCACTCCCACCTGCAGCGGCGTATTGGCCCCAACCTGATAGTCCGGGTGGAAGGCGTGCAGCAGTGCCTGTTTATCGAATGCTTCAGAGGCGGGCTCGCAAGCGCTGGCGCGCAGTTGGGCCAGTGCTTGCAGATAAGGAATACCGGGCATGTTGTGTTCCTTATTCCAGAGTCACGTTGGGGTCGACGCTCATCACACCGCGGTTGATCTGGCTCAGGCGCTGCATCAGGTCCGCCGGTCGAAAGCCGACGGAAGCTGACATCCGGCGTATGTAGAGGCCCAGATGGTTCGGCGAAATATGCTCGGGGCAGGCAATGGTGCACAGGTTGCACATGATGCATTCGTCGAATACCTGGCTCGCTGACAGATCCCCGACGGCGGCCAGGTTGACGCCTTTCTGCACGTCCAGGCCCTTGGGGCAGGCGCGGTCGCAACCGCCGCAGTGCCGGCAATGACTGGCTTCGGGAAAGGTTGCGGCAATGCGCTCCGAGATGTTCCAGGTGTCGTCCCAGTCGTGGAGGTTGTAGGTGTGGTGCCGGTTCATGGGCAGATGGTCGAGGAAACTGATCTGCAAACCCTGCTCGACTCGGGTTTCGCAGGCCAGGGCGGTGCTGACCTCACGTTCGCCGGCACGCCGGATCAGCACCCGGCACGAGCCACAGACGCCTTGGCCCATGCAGCCGATGTCGTCGATGAGCGGTTGTCCTGAGTCGATAACGGCTTCCAGGATCGAACGCAGGGCGCTGGTTTCGATCAGTTCTCCATTGATGGTGACCTGAACCGGGGATGTTGGCATAAAAGCTCCTGAACGCCCCGCAAACGGCAAGGGCTCAAGAGCAGCCTAAAGCATCACGGCCAGAGGGAAACTGATGCGGCTCAATAAAACCGAGCACGCCCCTGTCGAGTTTGTCGACGAAGACATCGGCCACGCACACACCGGACTTTCCTCAGTCATGTAACTTCGCAGCCCTTTGAGGCCGCAGAAAACATAATGTTACGGACCGTCTAGACTCCAACACTCCAGTGCTGAAGGTTCCTGAAAGCATTGACCTCCTAGGTGTTCGATCTCTCTCTGATGTTTCGGTGTTGAGTCTGCCGACGTCTTCCAGCGCCTTTTTGAGCTCGCGACTCAGGTTCGCCTTTTCGCTGCTTAACTGGCTGTTCATCTGCACCAGGCCGAAGATGTCCTCGCGGGCTTTGCGCAGTTGCAGGGTCAGCTCCTGGACTTCATTCTCCAGCATGTGGTTGTAGTGGGAGACGGCTTCCAATTCGGTCGGGCATCCAAGCCAGTCGCTGGTGTCTTCGATGTCGAGGGGGGCCACGGTAGGCGCCTTTGCTTTGCACTGTTTAGATTTACAGCAATCGAGACGAGACGGTCGGGCGATGGGGGGGCGACGAGATGTAGGGCCGTCAGTCCGGCGTCATCAGGACGGCGAGGGTCAGCTTGATGAACTCCTCGTTCTTGTCGATGGTGTCCAAGGCACCGCGAACGTTGTCGGCGACGTCGGCTGAGCCGCGAGCCTCGACCCAGTTGGAAAGCTCCATGATGGCGGCCTCCAGGGCGAGCTGGTTTTCATTGATCTTGTAGAGCAGGGAAGGGAGCAGGTCAGAGTTTGGCATCGCGATTCCTCGGTTATGAGGTCAGCGTAGCAGCGGAAATGTTGTGTTACACGACGGGGAAATGGAGCGGTCGAGGGGACGCCGGAAGGGCTGAAAATGGGCTTAGTTCTGGAACACTTCCAAATTGTTCTGGAACTCATGCTGAGCGCCGAGATCTTCACCAAACCCCAGAAACGAAAAAGCCCTGAATAATCAGGGCTCTAACGTACAAATATGGCGGAGGCGATGGGATTCGAACTCATGGACCTGTTACAGTCGACGGTTTTCAAGACCGTTGCCTTAAACCACTCGGCCACACCTCCGTTTTGCGTTGCGGGCGCCATAATACCTGAATGAAACACACTGTCAAACTCTCTGCATAGCTTGTTACAGAGCGTCTGTTATGATCTTTGCGACTGAACGTTTCAAACCTACAGGAGTGTCGCCATGCGCGAACAGGATTACGCAGTTAATAACAGCGTGCAGGCTGAGCAGCTAGAGGTTAGCCGCGTCCTGCGCAACACTTATGGTTTACTCGCTCTCACGCTCGCATTCAGCGGTGTGATGGCGTTCGTCGCTCAGCAGATGCGTGTCGGCTACCCGAACGTGTTTGTGGTGCTGATCGGTTTCTACGGGCTTTTCTTCCTGACCAACAAGCTCCGCGACTCGGCCTGGGGCCTGGTGTCGGCGTTTGCCCTGACCGGTTTCATGGGGTTCCTGCTGGGCCCGATTCTCAATCGTTATCTGGGCATGCAAGGCGGCGCTGAAGTGGTCAGCTCGGCTTTCGCGATGACCGCACTGGTATTCGGTGGTCTGTCGGCCTATGTGCTGATCACCCGCAAGGACATGAGCTTCCTTGGTGGTTTCATCACCGCTGGTTTCTTCGTCTTGCTGGGTGCGACGCTGGCAGGCATGTTCTTCAAGATCAGCGGTCTGCAACTGGCGATCAGCGCGGGCTTCGTGCTGTTTTCTTCGGTCTGTATTCTGTTCCAGACCAGCGCCATCATTCATGGCGGCGAGCGTAACTACATCATGGCGACCATCAGCCTGTATGTATCGATCTACAACCTGTTTATCAGCTTGTTGCAGATTTTCGGCATCATGAGCCGCGATGACTGATCGCAGCCTTGAGCAAAAAACCCGCTACGGCGGGTTTTTTGTTGTTTGGCATTTGGGCAGGGCTCACTCGGTGACGATAATGCTGCCGTCGGCCTGTTGCCGGTAAATGGTGTAGGGCAGCAACACAGTGTCGAGAGCACCGGAAATAACGGCGTCTATCAAGACGATAATCGTGCCGTTGTTGTATTTTTGCGCGTCGACGCCTGAATGCAGGGGAGCATTCAGTGTGCAGAAATCGTAGGTCAGGCCGCTGTAGATTCGAGGGACGGCGCCGCAGTAGCTTTTCTGTTCCTTGAGACTTTTTATAGCCGCATCGTCATGGCGCACCACTGTCTGGATGGTGCCGCACCCGCCAAGCATCAGTGCCGCCAAGGACATTGCCAGAGTTTTCATACCGCCAATCCTTCGCCGGAAAACCCTCAACTTACACTGTTTGGAATAAAGCAGCACTCACGCCATCGGCGGCAACCGCCGTTTCACCGGGGTCTTCTTGACGATCGCGGTGTTGGTTTCGGCATAGCTGTTGAGGCGGTCGAGCAGGGTGTCCAGCTGTTCCATCGAACGCACATGCAGGCGTGCGATGAAGCAGTCATCACCAGTGACCTTGTCGCATTCGGTGAACTCGGGAATGGCCTGGATCTGCCGTTCGACATTCTGCAACTGGCCGGGCAACGGGCGAATACGCACGATGGCCTGCAGTTGATAACCGAAGCATTTGGGGTCGATGTCGACGGTGTAGCCCT
It encodes:
- a CDS encoding 4Fe-4S dicluster domain-containing protein, with the translated sequence MPTSPVQVTINGELIETSALRSILEAVIDSGQPLIDDIGCMGQGVCGSCRVLIRRAGEREVSTALACETRVEQGLQISFLDHLPMNRHHTYNLHDWDDTWNISERIAATFPEASHCRHCGGCDRACPKGLDVQKGVNLAAVGDLSASQVFDECIMCNLCTIACPEHISPNHLGLYIRRMSASVGFRPADLMQRLSQINRGVMSVDPNVTLE
- a CDS encoding ATPase: MKISTLLTLVAVLSGGVAAIAPAYAAGEQSCHFLSMADSTTGLQHSQSVGVLYSENTINTLEYLEQYHSVAQNGAKNGALDSRISSAFINSSDPKLAIDWLKSSLRRQFSSVTVYDNLDALVQARPDVVVMLDTYSRLVTKRNTQVEARFLAKFYDSNLQYIGKAEGYSGKELPSVWVHGKAAREIATQIDQQRDLQVDALKQFDASLKALVTSSEVAQLANN
- a CDS encoding FAD-binding protein; the protein is MPGIPYLQALAQLRASACEPASEAFDKQALLHAFHPDYQVGANTPLQVGVNRGDNCPRELADRLHSNAQIDDAALAGAPVVNTGVLIIGGGGAGCAAALTAVEHGAHVILATKLRLGDSNTVMAEGGIQAAVGEDDSPQIHFEDTLRAGHLCADRTLAARLAQSGPESIRWLIERGMHFDLAEGGLIGGKLLRKKPGGASRARILSFKDYTGLEMMRVLREAVELEERVTVWNRCPLVELLSDESGTCVGGVLYNLERHSFILVRASRVILATGGAGRLHLNGFPTSNHYGATADGLILAYRLGARLREIDSFQYHPTGLAWPSHRVGGLISEAARSAGAYLVNGLGQRFIPELQTRDVVSAAILKECAEGRGVERDEQLGVLLDTPGLERRHPGILKERLVSLGHVAGQCGIDPAVEPLIVRPTLHYQNGGVAINENGETSVRGLYCVGEISGGIHGRNRMMGNALAEIITFGRRAGEHAAHTADPTPAPKVGLSHVYDWQRQLIAAGLPLDVYGPELFPGYGNFDLRRHSAVPHRATGALPTTHADSLPY
- a CDS encoding Lrp/AsnC family transcriptional regulator, with the translated sequence MTDDIDQLLIAALMEDSRRSLKALAQISGLSSPSVAERLRRLEERGVLKGYTVDIDPKCFGYQLQAIVRIRPLPGQLQNVERQIQAIPEFTECDKVTGDDCFIARLHVRSMEQLDTLLDRLNSYAETNTAIVKKTPVKRRLPPMA
- a CDS encoding complex I 51 kDa subunit family protein, with amino-acid sequence MKTQLVLLAPAVQVGADLDAWFAQGGGEGLRAALSNPTGILSTLAEANLRGLGGAGFPTHRKWAAMAAQPAELEKYVLCNGNEDEPGTFKDRELLEKSPHQVIEGALIAALATQANHVYLYVNPHQHCAVAVVRQAIEQWRGCALLAEVAKHQNRPIDLAVVESSGLYIGGEETAVIASVEGGFPFPRQKPPYPAQSGVHGQPTLINNIETLAHAAHILRHGAAWYRDLGLGDACGTKLYSLSGDVLRPGLYELPMGTPLHTLIFEHGGGMLGERAFKAVFTGGPSNTLLGADDLDVPLDFDTLKARGSSLGTGAMIVISEGTSIVRKVAEYVDFFAAGSCGQCPPCKAGTYQLSRLLRRIDTGTGLPNDLQALESLCHLLPGSGRCGLIDGAATVVLSSLKQFRNEYAAQVIAVG
- a CDS encoding YceK/YidQ family lipoprotein, encoding MKTLAMSLAALMLGGCGTIQTVVRHDDAAIKSLKEQKSYCGAVPRIYSGLTYDFCTLNAPLHSGVDAQKYNNGTIIVLIDAVISGALDTVLLPYTIYRQQADGSIIVTE
- a CDS encoding anion permease, which gives rise to MRNLWTFLLPPCVALVLALLPAPAGLAPHAWYFFALFAGVVVGLIFEPLPGAVIGLIGVAVAAVLAPWVLFSPEQLASAGFKVPTEALKWGLSGFANNTVWLIFSAFMFALGYEKTGLGRRIALLLVKRMGRKTLTLGYAVMLADLVLAPFTPSNTARSGGTIYPVIRNLPGLYDSKPNDPSARRIGSYLMWVAIASTCVTSSLFMTALAPNLLASALIEKTAGVHISWGQWFIAAAPVGLLLLAVLPLLAYWLYPPQIKSNEEVPAWAARELADLGSLSRSEKILLALVVSALGLWIFAGAWLDPALVGILVIVLMLLTNVITWNDALGNKAAWNTFAWFATLVALADGLTRVGFVPWFGQFVAAHLNGFSPNVAMVLLVVVFYLAHYLFASSTAHTTALLPVMLAAGMGVSGIDLQAFALLLGTSLGLMGIITPYGTGPSPVYYGSGYLPSADYWRLGSIFGGLFLILLLGLGAPWILALS
- a CDS encoding Bax inhibitor-1/YccA family protein, which encodes MREQDYAVNNSVQAEQLEVSRVLRNTYGLLALTLAFSGVMAFVAQQMRVGYPNVFVVLIGFYGLFFLTNKLRDSAWGLVSAFALTGFMGFLLGPILNRYLGMQGGAEVVSSAFAMTALVFGGLSAYVLITRKDMSFLGGFITAGFFVLLGATLAGMFFKISGLQLAISAGFVLFSSVCILFQTSAIIHGGERNYIMATISLYVSIYNLFISLLQIFGIMSRDD